Proteins from one Triticum aestivum cultivar Chinese Spring chromosome 7A, IWGSC CS RefSeq v2.1, whole genome shotgun sequence genomic window:
- the LOC123148487 gene encoding exopolygalacturonase → MALRNVAMRVLLLLVVVSAAYAAKGKEKKKESADGPAASGPAASGPGGEYDITKLGAKPDGTTDCTEAVEEAWASACGSTGNPTIIIPKGDFLTGALNFTGPCKGDGLTIKLEGNLLASNDLAKFKSNWIEIMRVKKLSITGKGNIDGQGKAVWTKNSCQKNYNCKILPNSLVLDFCDDALIEGISIINSKFFHMNIFQCKGVTVKDVKVSAPGDSPNTDGIHMGDSSNVSIIDTTIGVGDDCISMGPGTTKVNISGVTCGPGHGISIGSLGRYKDEKDVTDITVKNCVLKGSSNGLRIKSYEDAKSPLIASKITYENVKMEDSGNPIIIDQKYCPNKLCTSKGDADRVTVKDVTFKNITGTSSTPEAVSLLCSEKKPCEGITMSDVKIEYSGTNNKTMAVCTHVKVTATGVDKANTCAA, encoded by the exons ATGGCGTTGAGAAATGTTGCGATGAGAGTCTTGTTGCTCCTGGTGGTGGTGAGCGCCGCATATGCCGCCAAaggcaaggagaagaagaaggagagcgcAGATGGTCCGGCAGCGTCTGGTCCGGCGGCGTCTGGTCCGGGCGGGGAGTACGACATCACCAAGCTCGGCGCCAAGCCCGACGGCACAACGGACTGCACTGAG GCGGTGGAGGAGGCATGGGCTTCGGCATGCGGTAGCACCGGGAACCCGACCATCATCATCCCCAAGGGTGATTTCCTGACTGGAGCTCTGAATTTCACGGGGCCGTGCAAGGGCGACGGACTCACCATCAAGCTGGAAGGCAACCTGCTAGCTTCCAACGACCTGGCCAAGTTCAAGTCTAACTGGATCGAGATCATGCGCGTGAAGAAGCTCTCCATCACCGGCAAAGGCAACATCGACGGTCAGGGCAAGGCCGTCTGGACCAAAAATAGCTGCCAAAAGAACTACAACTGCAAGATATTGCCAAAC tcgcTGGTGCTGGACTTCTGCGACGACGCGCTCATCGAAGGCATCTCTATCATCAATTCCAAGTTCTTCCACATGAACATCTTCCAGTGCAAGGGCGTGACCGTCAAGGACGTGAAGGTGAGCGCGCCCGGGGACAGCCCCAACACCGACGGTATCCACATGGGCGACTCGTCCAATGTCAGCATCATCGACACCACCATCGGCGTTGGCGACGACTGCATCTCCATGGGCCCCGGCACCACAAAAGTCAACATCAGCGGCGTGACCTGCGGCCCAGGCCATGGCATCAGCATTGGCAGCCTCGGGAGGTACAAGGACGAGAAGGACGTGACCGACATCACCGTCAAGAACTGCGTGCTCAAGGGCTCCAGCAACGGCCTCCGCATCAAGTCGTACGAGGACGCCAAGTCGCCCCTCATAGCATCCAAGATCACCTACGAGAACGTCAAGATGGAGGACTCGGGCAACCCCATCATCATCGACCAGAAGTACTGCCCCAACAAACTTTGCACCTCCAAGGGCGACGCCGACAGGGTCACCGTCAAGGACGTTACGTTCAAAAACATCACCGGCACGTCCTCCACCCCCGAGGCCGTCAGCTTGCTCTGCTCCGAGAAGAAGCCCTGTGAAGGCATCACAATGTCCGACGTCAAGATCGAGTACTCCGGCACGAACAACAAGACCATGGCTGTCTGCACCCACGTCAAGGTCACCGCCACGGGAGTCGACAAGGCCAACACATGTGCGGCATGA